From Streptomyces durmitorensis, a single genomic window includes:
- a CDS encoding MaoC family dehydratase, giving the protein MAEPRIFASPDDLRAGVGEQLGHSDWLEVDQKRIDLFADATGDHQWIHVDAEKAAQGPFKTTIAHGYLTLSLLPSLVPQVMRVEGMKMGVNYGTNKVRFPSPVPSGSRVRATAVLKEVEQTKDGGVQVTAVVTVEREGSEKPACVAESVSRYYF; this is encoded by the coding sequence ATGGCAGAGCCGAGGATCTTCGCGTCGCCGGACGACCTGCGTGCCGGGGTCGGCGAGCAGCTGGGACACAGCGACTGGCTGGAGGTCGACCAGAAGCGGATCGACCTGTTCGCCGACGCAACGGGCGACCACCAGTGGATCCACGTGGACGCGGAGAAGGCGGCGCAGGGCCCCTTCAAGACGACCATCGCGCACGGCTATCTGACGCTGTCGCTGCTGCCGAGCCTGGTGCCGCAGGTCATGCGGGTCGAGGGCATGAAGATGGGTGTCAACTACGGCACCAACAAGGTCCGTTTCCCCTCCCCCGTCCCCTCGGGCTCCCGGGTGCGGGCGACCGCCGTGCTCAAGGAGGTCGAGCAGACCAAGGACGGCGGCGTGCAGGTGACCGCCGTGGTCACCGTCGAGCGCGAGGGCAGCGAGAAGCCCGCCTGCGTCGCGGAGTCGGTCTCCCGCTACTACTTCTGA
- a CDS encoding urea transporter, which yields MRHSTDGRREPLGALPFAAHVLRGQAQVTFLPSAAAGAIFCVALFAAGWQYGLYGLAGTAVGTATARLLGAAHDRVSTGLEGFNACLTALCFAVFLGAGHLSTAALALAGCVVVTVVTAAAVNLLAVWDLPSLTLPYCLLASATTIAAPGFERVWHHGDALAALTRAATGPTSLQLDDLARAFFADFAQIFFMPQWYVGAVLLVGLFVASRRAGAVACLGSAVGIGSAWALGAPAAQIADGTMGYNSVLVALALCGVFLPARGATLAYATVGAATATAVSAAMSALLAPSGGHTFTWPFVLTTLAFLAAARSFSRLRTTHPAPSDVTAPDVSPTAGAVSGNSPAPQAP from the coding sequence GTGCGGCACTCAACGGATGGCAGGCGCGAGCCACTTGGGGCCCTGCCCTTCGCCGCTCACGTCCTGCGCGGCCAGGCGCAGGTCACCTTCCTGCCCAGCGCGGCGGCAGGGGCCATCTTCTGCGTGGCGCTCTTCGCCGCGGGCTGGCAGTACGGCCTCTACGGCCTGGCGGGAACGGCCGTCGGCACGGCCACGGCGCGACTCCTCGGTGCGGCGCACGACCGCGTGTCGACCGGCCTCGAAGGCTTCAACGCCTGCCTCACCGCGCTGTGTTTCGCCGTGTTCCTCGGCGCCGGACACCTCTCCACGGCCGCGCTCGCCCTCGCGGGCTGCGTGGTGGTCACGGTCGTCACGGCGGCGGCCGTCAACCTCCTCGCCGTCTGGGACCTGCCCTCGCTCACGCTGCCGTACTGCCTGCTCGCGAGCGCGACGACGATCGCGGCACCCGGCTTCGAGCGGGTCTGGCACCACGGGGACGCCCTGGCCGCACTGACGCGCGCGGCGACGGGTCCCACATCCCTCCAACTCGACGACCTGGCACGGGCGTTCTTCGCGGACTTCGCCCAGATCTTCTTCATGCCGCAGTGGTACGTCGGCGCGGTGCTGCTCGTGGGCCTCTTCGTGGCGAGCCGTCGCGCGGGGGCCGTGGCGTGCCTCGGCAGCGCGGTCGGGATCGGTTCGGCGTGGGCACTCGGGGCGCCGGCCGCGCAGATCGCGGACGGCACGATGGGATACAACTCGGTGCTCGTCGCGCTCGCGCTGTGCGGCGTTTTCCTCCCGGCGCGGGGCGCGACGCTCGCGTACGCGACGGTGGGCGCGGCCACCGCGACCGCCGTCAGCGCGGCGATGTCGGCGCTCCTCGCGCCGTCCGGCGGCCACACGTTCACCTGGCCGTTCGTCCTGACGACGCTCGCGTTCCTGGCGGCGGCCAGGTCCTTCTCGCGGCTGCGTACGACGCATCCGGCGCCGTCGGACGTGACGGCGCCGGACGTGTCGCCGACGGCCGGTGCCGTCAGCGGGAACTCGCCCGCCCCGCAAGCACCTTGA
- a CDS encoding S8 family peptidase, with protein MAMLRSKKTVIAAAISTATAATLFGAVTALPAQAAPAEGTVIGAGSADAVKGSYIVTLKKNSDFSAASTQGKGLISEYGGSVKKTFKSALDGYTVELSAAEARRLAADPAVATVEQNQRVKADATQTNAPWGLDRIDQTSLPLSGTYTYPDTAGSGVTAYVIDTGVRITHSEISGRAVNGYDAVDGDTTAQDGNGHGTHVATTIAGKTYGVAKKAKIVAVRVLDNNGSGTTAGVIAGIDWVTSNHAAGAPAVANMSLGGGASTSLDNAVKNSIADGVSYAVAAGNEGVNASSSSPARVPAAITVGATSNTDAKASWSNYGSVLDIFAPGVSIKAGWNTSDTATNTISGTSMATPHVAGAAAVYLAGHSSATPAQVSSALVNGATSGKVTSPGSGSPNRLLKLVP; from the coding sequence ATGGCAATGCTGCGCAGCAAGAAGACTGTGATCGCCGCGGCGATCTCGACCGCCACCGCCGCCACTCTGTTCGGTGCGGTCACCGCCCTTCCGGCCCAGGCCGCTCCCGCCGAAGGCACCGTGATCGGGGCCGGCTCGGCCGACGCCGTCAAGGGCAGCTACATCGTCACCCTGAAGAAGAACTCGGACTTCAGCGCCGCCTCGACCCAGGGCAAGGGCCTGATATCGGAGTACGGCGGCTCGGTGAAGAAGACCTTCAAGTCGGCCCTCGACGGATACACCGTGGAGCTGAGCGCGGCCGAGGCGAGACGTCTCGCCGCCGACCCCGCGGTCGCCACGGTCGAGCAGAACCAGCGGGTCAAGGCCGACGCGACCCAGACCAACGCTCCCTGGGGTCTGGACCGCATCGACCAGACGAGCCTGCCGCTGTCCGGCACCTACACCTACCCGGACACCGCGGGCTCGGGCGTCACCGCGTACGTGATCGACACCGGCGTGCGCATCACGCACTCCGAGATCAGCGGGCGCGCGGTGAACGGCTACGACGCCGTGGACGGCGACACCACCGCCCAGGACGGCAACGGCCACGGCACGCACGTGGCCACCACCATCGCGGGCAAGACGTACGGCGTCGCCAAGAAGGCCAAGATCGTGGCCGTCCGCGTGCTCGACAACAACGGCTCCGGCACGACCGCCGGTGTCATCGCGGGCATCGACTGGGTGACGAGCAACCACGCGGCGGGCGCACCCGCCGTGGCCAACATGTCGCTCGGCGGCGGGGCATCCACCTCGCTGGACAACGCGGTGAAGAACTCCATCGCCGACGGCGTCAGCTACGCGGTCGCCGCGGGCAACGAGGGCGTCAACGCCTCCTCGTCGTCCCCGGCACGGGTCCCCGCGGCCATCACGGTCGGCGCCACCAGCAACACGGACGCCAAGGCCAGCTGGTCCAACTACGGCTCGGTCCTGGACATCTTCGCGCCGGGCGTCTCGATCAAGGCGGGCTGGAACACGAGCGACACCGCCACGAACACCATCTCCGGTACGTCGATGGCCACTCCGCATGTCGCGGGTGCGGCGGCGGTGTACTTGGCGGGCCACTCCTCGGCCACGCCTGCCCAGGTCTCCTCGGCCCTGGTGAACGGAGCGACCTCGGGCAAGGTCACGAGCCCGGGCAGCGGCTCGCCGAACAGGCTGCTCAAGCTCGTCCCGTAG
- the soxR gene encoding redox-sensitive transcriptional activator SoxR — protein MPQIPEKIHELTVGQLSARSGAAVSALHFYESKGLISSRRTSGNQRRYHRDALRRVAFVRAAQRVGIPLATIREALDSLPEERTPTREDWARLSETWRSELDERINQLGRLRDHLTDCIGCGCLSLETCVLSNPDDVFGDRLTGSRLLVERRPRT, from the coding sequence GTGCCCCAGATCCCAGAGAAGATCCACGAGCTCACGGTCGGCCAGTTGTCGGCCCGCAGCGGCGCGGCCGTGTCCGCCCTGCACTTCTACGAGTCCAAGGGCCTGATCTCCAGCCGCCGCACGTCGGGCAACCAGCGCCGCTACCACCGTGACGCGCTGCGCCGCGTGGCCTTCGTGCGCGCCGCCCAGCGCGTCGGCATCCCCCTCGCCACGATCCGCGAGGCACTCGACTCGCTCCCCGAGGAGCGCACCCCCACCCGCGAGGACTGGGCGCGCCTGTCGGAGACCTGGCGCTCGGAACTGGACGAGCGCATCAATCAGTTGGGCCGTCTGCGCGATCACCTCACGGACTGCATCGGCTGCGGCTGTCTCTCCCTGGAGACGTGCGTGCTGTCCAACCCGGACGACGTCTTCGGCGATCGCCTCACCGGCTCCCGTCTGTTGGTGGAGCGGCGGCCTCGGACTTAG
- a CDS encoding TetR/AcrR family transcriptional regulator translates to MARPRKPLLSRDRIVETARALVDSEGLAAVSTRRLAAELGVSGPSLYNHFRTKDEILEAVADSVSAQVDLSMFEAADERDWRTALHDWAVSYRAALTLHPNIVPVLASGPGRRPAGLRLADAVFGAMVDAGWPAAQATSIGALMRYFIMGSALGSFAGGFVDDETAYDPADYPHLGQAHLLAERQQEIDERAFETGLRALLDGLALQYAQVTAPIG, encoded by the coding sequence ATGGCCCGACCGCGCAAGCCCCTCCTCAGCAGAGATCGCATCGTCGAGACGGCGCGCGCGCTCGTGGACTCCGAGGGCCTCGCCGCCGTCTCGACACGACGCCTCGCCGCCGAGCTCGGGGTCAGCGGACCCTCGCTCTACAACCACTTCCGCACGAAGGACGAGATCCTGGAGGCGGTCGCGGACTCGGTGAGCGCGCAGGTCGACCTGTCGATGTTCGAGGCCGCCGACGAGCGCGACTGGCGTACGGCGCTGCACGACTGGGCCGTCTCCTACCGCGCGGCGCTCACCCTGCACCCCAACATCGTTCCGGTGCTCGCGAGCGGCCCTGGCCGCCGCCCGGCCGGACTGCGGCTCGCGGACGCGGTGTTCGGCGCGATGGTCGACGCGGGCTGGCCCGCCGCGCAGGCCACGTCGATCGGCGCGCTGATGCGGTACTTCATCATGGGCTCGGCCCTCGGCTCCTTCGCCGGCGGCTTCGTGGACGACGAGACCGCCTACGACCCGGCCGACTATCCGCACCTGGGCCAGGCCCACCTCCTGGCCGAGCGCCAGCAGGAGATCGACGAGCGGGCCTTCGAGACGGGCCTGCGGGCACTGCTCGACGGGCTCGCGCTCCAGTACGCGCAGGTGACGGCGCCCATCGGATGA
- a CDS encoding MFS transporter: MDPAPSAPSAAPHPDSAQSEKQSPADPHRRKVATAAALASAVEWYDYFVFGIAAALVLGDLYFPSGSSSAGVLAAFATFAVGFLARPIGGIIAGHLGDQRGRKPMLVLALTLMGLSTTGIGLLPTYETVGIAAPILLVTLRVFQGIAVGAQWGGAMLMATEYAPEGKRGLYGSLVQLGVPIGVVTANTVFLVAGAVTSESTFEAWGWRVPFMVGLLVLVLAWYIHTRVEETPEFREAERTLAEKEKSQKGAGGEGGNSPLRTILRHHLGTVFLAGGSFAVNTATFYIIITGVLDYTTRELDMKRSAVLTVSLCVSLTQLALIPASAALSDRIGRLRIYALGAAGLAVWAVPMFLLIDTGSLLWLSVGTFVTSCFLSIMYGPQAALFAELFTAEMRYTGASLGYQIAAVFGGGLAPFVMVLLLEATGTSMAVAVYIIGLAVIALISIKVLAGRASSR; this comes from the coding sequence ATGGACCCCGCACCGTCCGCTCCCTCAGCGGCTCCCCACCCCGACTCCGCCCAGTCCGAGAAGCAGAGCCCGGCGGATCCCCACCGCCGCAAGGTGGCCACCGCGGCCGCCCTCGCCTCGGCCGTCGAGTGGTACGACTACTTCGTCTTCGGCATCGCCGCCGCCCTCGTCCTCGGCGACCTCTACTTCCCCTCCGGCAGCTCGTCCGCCGGAGTGCTCGCCGCGTTCGCCACCTTCGCCGTCGGTTTCCTGGCCCGCCCCATCGGCGGCATCATCGCGGGTCATCTCGGCGACCAGCGCGGCCGCAAGCCCATGCTGGTCCTCGCGCTGACCCTGATGGGCCTCTCCACCACGGGCATCGGCCTGCTCCCCACCTATGAGACGGTCGGCATCGCCGCGCCGATCCTCCTCGTCACCCTCCGCGTGTTCCAGGGCATCGCGGTCGGCGCGCAGTGGGGCGGCGCGATGCTGATGGCCACCGAGTACGCCCCCGAGGGCAAGCGCGGCCTCTACGGCAGCCTGGTCCAACTGGGCGTTCCCATCGGCGTGGTGACCGCCAACACGGTCTTCCTGGTCGCCGGGGCCGTCACCAGCGAGAGCACCTTCGAGGCATGGGGGTGGAGGGTGCCCTTCATGGTCGGCCTCCTCGTCCTCGTGCTCGCCTGGTACATCCACACGCGCGTGGAGGAGACACCGGAGTTCCGCGAGGCGGAGCGCACACTCGCCGAGAAGGAGAAGAGCCAGAAGGGCGCGGGCGGCGAAGGCGGCAACTCGCCCCTGCGCACCATCCTGCGCCACCACCTCGGCACGGTCTTCCTGGCGGGCGGCTCCTTCGCGGTGAACACCGCGACCTTCTACATCATCATCACCGGCGTCCTCGACTACACCACCCGCGAACTCGACATGAAACGCAGCGCGGTCCTCACCGTCTCGCTCTGCGTCAGCCTCACCCAGCTCGCCCTGATCCCGGCGTCCGCGGCGCTCTCCGACCGCATCGGGCGGCTGAGGATCTACGCCCTTGGTGCCGCGGGGCTCGCGGTCTGGGCCGTGCCGATGTTCCTGCTCATCGACACCGGTTCGCTGCTGTGGCTGTCCGTCGGCACCTTCGTGACCAGCTGTTTCCTCAGCATCATGTACGGGCCGCAGGCCGCGCTCTTCGCGGAGCTGTTCACGGCGGAGATGCGCTACACCGGAGCCTCGCTCGGCTACCAGATCGCGGCCGTGTTCGGCGGCGGGCTCGCGCCGTTCGTGATGGTGCTGCTCCTGGAGGCGACGGGCACGTCGATGGCCGTCGCCGTGTACATCATCGGCCTCGCGGTGATCGCCCTGATCTCCATCAAGGTGCTTGCGGGGCGGGCGAGTTCCCGCTGA
- a CDS encoding acyl-CoA dehydrogenase family protein, whose protein sequence is MNLELSEEQSAVRQLAKDFVAREIAPHVIEWDRAESVDRSIVKKLGEVGFLGLTVDEEYGGSGGDHLAYCLVTEELGRGDSSVRGIVSVSLGLVAKTIAYWGSEEQKRQWLPGLTSGELVGCFGLTEPGTGSDAGNLSTKAVRDGGDYVINGSKMFITNGTWADVVLLFARTNDAPGHKGVSAFLVPTDTPGLSRRTIHGKLGLRGQATAELALEDVRVPASAMMAPEGKGFSVAMSALAKGRMSVAAGCVGIAQAALDAAVTYATEREQFGKAIAGHQLVQELISDIAVDVDAARLLTWRVADLIDRGQPFTTESSKAKLFASEAAVRAANNALQVFGGYGYIDEYPAGKLLRDARVMTLYEGTSQIQKLVIGRALTGVSAF, encoded by the coding sequence ATGAATCTGGAGCTCAGCGAGGAGCAGTCCGCCGTCCGGCAGCTGGCCAAGGACTTCGTGGCCCGCGAGATCGCCCCGCACGTCATCGAGTGGGACCGCGCCGAGAGCGTCGACCGGTCCATCGTGAAGAAGCTCGGCGAGGTCGGTTTCCTCGGGCTCACCGTCGACGAGGAGTACGGCGGCTCGGGCGGCGACCACCTCGCCTACTGCCTGGTGACCGAGGAGCTGGGGCGCGGCGACTCGTCCGTGCGCGGCATCGTGTCGGTCTCCCTTGGGCTCGTGGCCAAGACCATCGCGTACTGGGGGAGCGAGGAGCAGAAGCGGCAGTGGCTGCCGGGGCTCACCTCCGGGGAGCTCGTCGGCTGCTTCGGGCTCACCGAGCCGGGCACCGGATCCGACGCGGGGAACCTCTCGACGAAGGCCGTGCGCGACGGCGGCGACTACGTCATCAACGGCTCCAAGATGTTCATCACGAACGGCACCTGGGCCGATGTCGTGCTCCTCTTCGCGCGCACGAACGACGCCCCCGGGCACAAGGGCGTCTCCGCCTTCCTCGTGCCCACCGACACCCCGGGCCTGAGCCGCCGCACGATCCACGGCAAGCTCGGCCTGCGCGGCCAGGCCACCGCCGAGCTGGCCCTCGAAGACGTCCGTGTCCCGGCGTCGGCCATGATGGCGCCCGAGGGCAAGGGCTTCTCGGTCGCCATGTCGGCGCTGGCCAAGGGGCGGATGTCGGTCGCCGCCGGGTGCGTGGGCATCGCCCAGGCCGCCCTCGACGCGGCGGTGACGTACGCGACCGAGCGCGAGCAGTTCGGCAAGGCCATCGCGGGGCACCAGCTGGTGCAGGAGCTGATCAGCGACATCGCGGTGGACGTGGACGCCGCGCGCCTGCTGACCTGGCGGGTCGCCGACCTCATCGACCGCGGGCAGCCCTTCACCACGGAGTCCTCCAAGGCCAAGCTGTTCGCATCGGAGGCCGCGGTGCGCGCCGCCAACAACGCGCTTCAGGTCTTCGGCGGTTACGGCTACATCGACGAGTACCCCGCGGGCAAACTGCTGCGCGACGCCCGCGTGATGACCCTCTATGAAGGCACGAGCCAGATCCAGAAGCTGGTCATCGGGCGGGCGCTGACAGGGGTTTCGGCCTTCTGA
- a CDS encoding YiaA/YiaB family inner membrane protein produces the protein MSETPVKQQSTTAYYGQAVASFAVALGATAVGIYSLDVSGWIRAFLAISVLYLTTSAFTLAKVIRDRQEADQLVSRVDQARLEKILAEHDPFKPVA, from the coding sequence ATGAGTGAGACACCGGTCAAGCAGCAGAGCACCACCGCCTACTACGGTCAGGCGGTCGCGTCGTTCGCCGTGGCGCTCGGCGCGACGGCGGTCGGCATCTACAGCCTCGACGTCAGCGGCTGGATCCGCGCCTTCCTCGCCATTTCCGTCCTGTACCTGACGACGTCCGCGTTCACCCTCGCCAAGGTGATCAGGGACAGACAGGAGGCGGACCAGCTCGTCAGCCGCGTGGACCAGGCCCGTCTGGAGAAGATTCTCGCCGAACACGACCCGTTCAAGCCGGTGGCCTGA
- a CDS encoding TetR/AcrR family transcriptional regulator yields MSTAEKTEGDDLPWGEVTPDAARRLLIAAVEAFAERGYHATTTRDIAGRAGMSPAALYIHYKTKEELLHRISRIGHDKALLVLRTAADGPGSAAERLAEAVRSFVRWHADHHTTARVVQYELDALGEEHRTEIVALRRQSDAAVRDMINDGVRDGEFDVPDVPGTTLAVLSLCIDVARWFNVAGHRTPDEVGALYADLVLRMVGAQERVS; encoded by the coding sequence ATGAGCACGGCGGAGAAGACCGAGGGCGATGACCTGCCATGGGGCGAGGTCACGCCTGATGCGGCGCGGCGGCTGCTGATCGCCGCCGTCGAGGCCTTCGCCGAGCGTGGGTACCACGCGACGACGACCCGGGACATCGCGGGCCGCGCCGGCATGAGCCCGGCGGCGCTCTACATCCACTACAAGACCAAGGAAGAGCTGCTCCACCGCATCAGCAGGATCGGCCACGACAAGGCCCTGCTGGTCCTGCGCACCGCGGCCGACGGTCCGGGCAGCGCGGCGGAGCGCCTCGCGGAGGCCGTGCGCTCCTTCGTCCGCTGGCACGCCGACCACCACACCACCGCGCGCGTGGTCCAGTATGAGCTGGACGCGCTCGGCGAGGAGCACCGCACGGAGATCGTCGCGCTGCGCCGTCAGTCGGACGCCGCCGTGCGGGACATGATCAACGACGGGGTGCGGGACGGGGAGTTCGACGTCCCCGACGTGCCGGGCACCACGCTGGCCGTGCTCTCGCTCTGCATCGACGTGGCCCGCTGGTTCAACGTCGCGGGCCACCGGACGCCCGACGAGGTCGGCGCGCTCTACGCCGACCTCGTGCTGCGGATGGTGGGTGCTCAGGAGCGGGTCTCCTGA
- a CDS encoding aldehyde dehydrogenase family protein yields the protein MKAHDGMYIGGAWRPAVGTDTITVLNPADEQPIGQVPAGTAQDVDAAVRAAREAFPSWAATPPAERGALIGALRDQLVARKDEIAETVTAELGSPLPFSQMVHAGVPILVSGSYADLAATYAFEEKIGNSTVYLEPVGVVGAITPWNYPLHQIVNKVAPALAAGCTVVLKPAEDTPLTAQLFAEAAHEAGIPAGVFNLVTGLGPVAGQALAEHEDVDLVSFTGSTAVGKQIGATAGAAVKRVALELGGKSANVILPSADLTKAVKAGVANVMSNSGQTCSAWTRMLVDSARYDEAVSLAADAAAKYGARIGPVVNAKQQARVRGYIDKGVEEGARVVAGGSESPREQGYFVQPTVFADVTPEMTIAQEEIFGPVVSIIRYEDEDEALRIANGTVYGLAGAVWAADDAEAIAFARRMDTGQVDINGGSFNPLAPFGGYKQSGVGRELGPHGLAEYLQTKSLQF from the coding sequence ATGAAGGCCCACGACGGCATGTACATCGGCGGCGCCTGGCGGCCCGCCGTCGGCACGGACACGATCACGGTCCTGAACCCGGCCGACGAGCAGCCGATCGGCCAGGTCCCCGCGGGAACGGCACAGGACGTCGACGCGGCGGTGCGAGCCGCCCGCGAGGCCTTCCCCTCCTGGGCCGCCACCCCGCCCGCCGAGCGCGGCGCGCTCATCGGGGCGCTGCGTGACCAGTTGGTCGCCCGCAAGGACGAGATCGCCGAGACGGTGACGGCGGAGCTCGGCTCCCCGCTCCCGTTCTCGCAGATGGTGCACGCGGGCGTGCCGATCCTGGTCTCCGGTTCGTACGCCGACCTCGCGGCGACGTACGCCTTCGAGGAGAAGATCGGCAACTCCACCGTCTACCTGGAGCCGGTCGGCGTGGTCGGGGCGATCACGCCCTGGAACTACCCCCTCCACCAGATCGTCAACAAGGTGGCCCCCGCGCTCGCCGCGGGCTGCACGGTGGTCCTGAAGCCCGCCGAGGACACCCCGCTCACCGCCCAGCTCTTCGCCGAGGCCGCGCACGAGGCGGGCATCCCCGCCGGTGTCTTCAACCTGGTCACCGGGCTCGGCCCGGTCGCCGGCCAGGCGCTCGCCGAGCACGAGGACGTCGACCTGGTCTCCTTCACGGGGTCGACGGCGGTCGGCAAGCAGATCGGTGCGACGGCGGGCGCCGCCGTCAAGCGCGTGGCCCTGGAGCTCGGCGGCAAGTCCGCCAACGTCATCCTGCCCAGCGCCGACCTGACCAAGGCGGTCAAGGCGGGCGTCGCCAACGTCATGTCCAACTCCGGCCAGACGTGCAGCGCGTGGACCCGCATGCTGGTGGACTCCGCGCGGTACGACGAGGCGGTCTCGCTCGCGGCGGACGCCGCGGCCAAGTACGGCGCCCGCATCGGCCCCGTCGTCAACGCCAAGCAGCAGGCGCGCGTGCGGGGTTACATCGACAAGGGGGTCGAGGAGGGCGCCCGGGTGGTCGCCGGCGGCTCCGAATCCCCGCGCGAGCAGGGCTACTTCGTCCAGCCGACGGTCTTCGCCGACGTCACCCCCGAGATGACGATCGCCCAGGAGGAGATCTTCGGCCCGGTCGTCTCGATCATCAGGTACGAGGACGAGGACGAGGCCCTGCGGATCGCGAACGGCACCGTGTACGGCCTCGCGGGCGCGGTCTGGGCGGCCGACGACGCGGAGGCGATCGCGTTCGCCCGCCGCATGGACACCGGACAGGTCGACATCAACGGCGGCAGCTTCAACCCCCTTGCCCCGTTCGGGGGTTACAAGCAGTCGGGGGTGGGCCGTGAACTGGGTCCGCACGGGCTCGCGGAGTACCTCCAGACGAAGTCCCTCCAGTTCTGA
- a CDS encoding Zn-dependent alcohol dehydrogenase gives MVRAAVLPAVGSPLEITEIDLPEPGPGQVRVRLAAAGVCHSDLSLTNGTMRVPVPAVLGHEGAGTVVSVGEGVTHVAPGDEVILNWAPSCGSCHPCSLGEVWLCVNALAGAADVYAKRASDGTDLHPGLNVAAFAEETVVAGNCVLPAPDGVPLTDAALLGCAVLTGYGAVHHSAKVREGETVAVYGVGGVGLATLQAARIAGASQIIAVDVSPEKEELARSAGATEYVVASEKTAKDIRKLTGGQGVDVAVECVGRAVTIRTAWESTRRGGRTTVVGIGGKDQQVTFNALEIFHWGRTLSGCVYGNSDPAVDLPVLAGHVRAGRLDLSGLVTDRIALDGIPAAFENMVAGKGGRALVVF, from the coding sequence GTGGTCCGCGCCGCTGTTCTGCCCGCCGTCGGCTCTCCCCTGGAGATCACCGAGATCGACCTGCCCGAGCCGGGCCCGGGCCAGGTGCGGGTGCGCCTCGCCGCCGCCGGGGTCTGCCACTCCGACCTGTCCCTGACCAACGGCACGATGCGGGTGCCCGTGCCCGCCGTGCTCGGGCACGAGGGTGCGGGGACGGTCGTGTCCGTGGGCGAAGGGGTCACGCATGTCGCGCCGGGCGACGAAGTGATCCTCAACTGGGCGCCTTCCTGCGGAAGTTGTCACCCCTGCTCGCTCGGCGAGGTGTGGCTGTGCGTGAACGCGCTGGCCGGCGCCGCCGACGTGTACGCCAAGCGCGCGTCCGACGGCACCGACCTCCACCCGGGCCTGAACGTCGCCGCCTTCGCCGAGGAGACGGTGGTCGCGGGCAACTGCGTGCTGCCTGCCCCCGACGGCGTCCCGCTGACCGATGCGGCGCTGCTCGGTTGCGCCGTGCTCACCGGGTACGGCGCCGTGCACCACTCGGCGAAGGTCCGCGAGGGCGAGACGGTGGCGGTCTACGGGGTCGGGGGCGTGGGCCTCGCGACACTCCAGGCGGCACGGATCGCCGGTGCCTCGCAGATCATCGCGGTCGATGTCTCCCCGGAGAAGGAGGAGTTGGCGCGGTCGGCGGGGGCGACGGAGTACGTGGTCGCCTCCGAGAAGACGGCGAAGGACATCCGCAAGCTGACCGGCGGCCAGGGCGTCGACGTGGCGGTGGAGTGCGTGGGGCGCGCGGTGACGATCCGTACGGCCTGGGAGTCCACGCGCCGCGGCGGGCGTACGACGGTGGTCGGCATCGGCGGCAAGGACCAGCAGGTCACCTTCAACGCCCTGGAGATCTTCCACTGGGGCCGGACGCTCTCGGGGTGCGTGTACGGGAACTCGGACCCGGCGGTGGACCTGCCGGTCCTCGCCGGGCACGTCCGGGCGGGGCGCCTCGACCTGAGCGGCCTGGTGACCGACCGGATCGCGCTGGACGGGATCCCCGCGGCCTTCGAGAACATGGTGGCGGGCAAGGGCGGGCGGGCGCTGGTGGTGTTCTAG
- a CDS encoding ArsR/SmtB family transcription factor produces MTDPATPRLAALAGLIADETRAACLLALLDGRAWTAGELARHAGVAASTLSEHLGKLVAGGLLTEERQGRHRYVRLADARVAQLVEDLTAYVRPGGAAARPPRTLRESSASGAMARGRTCYDHLAGHLGITITRAMTERGLLRQDTGFALTDQGVGWFGQLGIALERTGRRPLARACLDWTERRPHLAGVAGAALCRHALDAGWCVRIGSERAVKVTPAGALALETHLGIAAPDK; encoded by the coding sequence ATGACGGATCCCGCCACCCCACGCCTCGCCGCGCTCGCCGGGCTCATCGCCGACGAGACGCGCGCCGCCTGCCTGCTCGCGCTGCTCGACGGCCGGGCCTGGACCGCGGGCGAGCTGGCGCGGCACGCGGGGGTCGCCGCCTCCACGCTGAGCGAGCACCTGGGGAAGCTGGTCGCGGGAGGGCTGCTCACCGAGGAACGGCAGGGGCGGCACCGCTATGTCCGCCTGGCCGACGCGCGGGTGGCACAGCTGGTCGAGGATCTGACCGCGTACGTGCGGCCGGGCGGGGCCGCGGCCAGGCCGCCGCGCACGCTGCGGGAGTCCAGTGCGAGCGGGGCGATGGCGCGCGGGCGCACCTGTTACGACCACCTGGCGGGCCACTTGGGGATCACGATCACCCGGGCGATGACGGAGCGCGGGCTGCTGCGGCAGGACACGGGGTTCGCCCTGACCGACCAAGGGGTCGGCTGGTTCGGGCAGTTGGGCATCGCCCTGGAGCGCACCGGCAGGCGCCCGCTGGCCCGCGCCTGCCTCGACTGGACGGAGCGCAGGCCGCATCTGGCGGGGGTCGCGGGCGCGGCGCTGTGCCGCCACGCTCTTGACGCCGGGTGGTGCGTGCGGATCGGTTCGGAGCGGGCGGTCAAGGTGACACCGGCGGGGGCCCTGGCCCTGGAGACGCACCTCGGTATCGCCGCACCCGATAAGTAG